One genomic region from Microthrixaceae bacterium encodes:
- a CDS encoding MFS transporter, translating to MTPPREGGPDGHTPQDHRHVWPTVRGFAATRLLGNLFVRAPYVFITEISRGLGVSVETMTVVLGVRELGGLGSPVAGRLVDNGHGAAVIAAGGVLVGISCLLAATPWFPVFVVVMVLGAFAKNSIDLAQNAWVGHEVPVTKRARVIGFIETTWAGSFLLGVPIIGFATDRFGWRSGFLITGPILALLAVGSGASLRRSQQGAAEDEPVGAPAARPTGSAATSTGSAATHHALEAIANPARLRRAIWAFFCLQPFSQMLVFAVNGDWFAGHLAMSNTQLSFATAALGVAELVGVAWVIAYADRLGPVRVGGVAIGLAAIPSLILIAMSNSAVGNSAVFGVAMLLLMDLAMEASFVATLPIVTELDVDNRGRSVAQAFVVMLVSRAVASAAGGAIYTRLGFNATLLTSATLCVAGCAALTWARRGPRLEAT from the coding sequence ATGACGCCGCCGCGTGAGGGCGGCCCCGACGGTCATACCCCGCAGGATCATCGCCACGTGTGGCCGACGGTGCGTGGCTTCGCCGCCACCCGCCTCCTCGGCAACCTGTTCGTACGGGCGCCGTACGTGTTCATCACCGAGATCTCCCGGGGCCTCGGTGTCAGCGTCGAAACCATGACCGTCGTGCTGGGCGTGCGCGAGCTCGGCGGGCTGGGGTCGCCGGTCGCCGGTCGACTCGTGGACAACGGCCACGGTGCTGCGGTCATCGCCGCGGGTGGAGTTCTGGTCGGGATCTCCTGTCTGTTGGCCGCCACCCCGTGGTTTCCCGTGTTCGTCGTCGTCATGGTGCTGGGGGCGTTCGCGAAGAACTCGATCGACCTGGCCCAGAACGCGTGGGTCGGCCACGAGGTTCCCGTCACCAAACGAGCGCGGGTCATCGGTTTCATCGAAACGACCTGGGCGGGGTCGTTCCTCCTCGGCGTTCCGATCATCGGCTTCGCCACCGACCGTTTCGGCTGGAGGTCCGGGTTTCTGATCACCGGACCGATCCTGGCGTTGTTGGCGGTCGGTTCCGGGGCGAGCCTTCGGCGCTCGCAGCAGGGTGCCGCCGAGGACGAGCCCGTCGGAGCACCGGCCGCACGCCCAACGGGCTCCGCCGCGACCTCGACCGGCTCCGCCGCCACCCACCACGCCCTCGAGGCGATCGCCAACCCGGCACGCCTTCGCCGAGCCATCTGGGCGTTTTTCTGCCTGCAGCCGTTTTCGCAGATGCTCGTGTTCGCCGTGAACGGCGACTGGTTCGCAGGGCATCTCGCCATGTCGAACACCCAACTCTCCTTTGCCACCGCGGCCCTCGGGGTGGCCGAGCTCGTGGGCGTGGCGTGGGTGATCGCATACGCGGACCGCCTCGGACCGGTCCGCGTCGGCGGGGTCGCGATCGGTTTGGCGGCGATTCCGTCGTTGATCCTGATCGCCATGTCGAACAGTGCGGTCGGCAACTCGGCGGTGTTCGGGGTGGCCATGTTGTTGCTGATGGACCTGGCCATGGAGGCGTCCTTCGTCGCCACCCTGCCGATCGTGACCGAGCTCGATGTCGACAACCGCGGGCGCTCGGTCGCCCAGGCGTTCGTCGTGATGCTGGTGTCCCGAGCAGTCGCATCGGCGGCCGGAGGGGCCATCTACACGCGCCTGGGGTTCAACGCGACGCTGCTCACCTCCGCCACGTTGTGCGTTGCGGGTTGTGCCGCACTGACCTGGGCTCGGCGAGGCCCGAGGCTCGAGGCGACATGA
- a CDS encoding MATE family efflux transporter, protein MPTTASASIDRQIGAIAIPAALALATEPLAELCDTAIVGSLGTTALGGVAIAVRVVSFASTVFIFLMFATTTAVARHLGAGDTRRAAHEAVTAMWIALAIGATATVTLLIGGPTFISWLGGSGEVARDAGRYLEIVALSAPGSTLTMAGIGARRGHLDTRIPLLISAVAAATNLVADLILVIGLGFGIATAAWTTTATALASGITYVVLVVRDARRAGAPLVADRRSLRTQLVVGRDLLVRTVALRTVLTVATALAARQGEVTLAAYAIAFQIWIFCSYALDGLEAAGQSLVSHRLGSATFHELGTVTARLFTWGVRVGVALAVGIVALSWWLPRVFSSDQAVIDAATTALWWVAAFAPVSAVAFVGDGMLVGASRQRFLAATMLIASCAFGFVAWAAAPWGLAGIWAAISAMMVVRTAGAALGISRLRTMAASAA, encoded by the coding sequence GTGCCAACGACCGCGTCTGCCTCGATCGACCGACAGATCGGCGCGATCGCCATTCCCGCCGCGCTAGCGCTGGCCACCGAGCCGCTCGCCGAGCTGTGCGACACCGCGATCGTCGGCTCCCTCGGCACCACGGCGCTGGGCGGCGTGGCGATCGCGGTGCGAGTGGTGTCGTTCGCATCGACGGTGTTCATCTTCTTGATGTTCGCCACCACCACGGCCGTCGCCCGACACCTCGGTGCCGGCGATACCCGCCGCGCGGCGCACGAGGCCGTCACCGCGATGTGGATCGCCCTTGCCATCGGCGCGACGGCAACCGTCACACTCCTGATCGGCGGCCCGACGTTCATCTCATGGCTCGGAGGATCCGGCGAGGTGGCGCGAGACGCTGGTCGCTACCTCGAGATCGTGGCGCTCTCGGCACCCGGGTCCACCCTCACGATGGCCGGCATCGGAGCGCGCCGGGGTCACCTCGATACGCGGATCCCTCTGCTCATAAGTGCGGTCGCCGCGGCCACCAACCTCGTCGCCGACCTGATCCTGGTGATCGGCCTCGGGTTCGGGATCGCTACCGCGGCGTGGACGACCACCGCGACCGCACTCGCATCGGGGATCACCTACGTGGTGCTCGTGGTCCGCGATGCCCGGCGCGCCGGGGCGCCGCTCGTCGCCGATCGGCGGAGCCTGCGCACGCAACTCGTCGTCGGCAGAGACCTGTTGGTGCGCACCGTTGCGCTACGCACCGTGTTGACCGTCGCGACGGCGCTCGCGGCGCGACAAGGTGAGGTGACCCTGGCGGCCTACGCGATCGCCTTTCAGATCTGGATCTTCTGCTCGTACGCGCTCGACGGCCTCGAGGCCGCCGGACAATCGCTGGTGTCGCACCGGTTGGGGTCCGCAACGTTCCACGAACTCGGCACCGTCACCGCACGGCTGTTCACGTGGGGAGTCCGGGTCGGGGTCGCGCTCGCGGTTGGCATCGTCGCACTGTCGTGGTGGCTTCCCCGGGTGTTCAGCTCCGATCAGGCGGTGATCGACGCGGCGACGACGGCCCTGTGGTGGGTCGCAGCGTTCGCCCCGGTCAGCGCCGTCGCGTTCGTTGGCGACGGGATGCTGGTCGGCGCATCGCGTCAACGCTTCTTGGCCGCCACGATGCTGATCGCCTCGTGTGCGTTCGGGTTCGTCGCGTGGGCTGCTGCACCGTGGGGGCTGGCAGGGATCTGGGCCGCGATCTCGGCCATGATGGTCGTGCGCACCGCAGGAGCCGCATTGGGCATCAGCCGGCTGCGAACGATGGCGGCCTCGGCGGCCTGA
- a CDS encoding HD-GYP domain-containing protein, whose amino-acid sequence MVDGSVEVLEAPEAPEAQVAPEHAAAVGSVKATKFVEQRSARAGDDQSPTRSWESRPIASRLVRLGVTLVPIAVGALFAVAASRVLPQATSVVMAVLRALLVVALTTGVVRLVDKASRRFLPLAALLQLSLVFPDQAPDRMRAALKAGSSRRLARNVEEARTNGLASDPGDAARQVVALISAIGDHDRRTRGHSERVRLFADLIGEELHLSKEERQKLQWGALLHDLGKLMVPDEILNKKGKPTDEEWSTLQSHPAEGMRLVEPLREFLGEWVYAIGGHHEKWNGTGYPEGLRGDGIPRAAAIVAVADSFEVMTAVRSYKRAMPLSEARAELTRCSGTHFSPEVVRAFLKVSLGDLRLVSGPLASLAQVPFVQSIMSAPAQVGGLASPVLGAAAAAPAAAAATAAAVVAAVAGAVAVVGSGPATADEPPAPVESAIVTTVPELSETVTYGSSPNAGKAPVGPEGAGTEAAPATSTTTTTTTTTTAPATTAPPTSFQVSGTVKPDSPPQTPQSPTAPASGPSPSGTPDGAGGSASASNARKTPASTAAPTTAAPPSAPLPPPNGQGTAATTLSLVVRQEGSSTSTSLEGANLQAGTRYVVTAMSNQMPNIKRVTYVYGDGLLVSATTTAPFEFTFTATSLLAGNSTQSVTALVEVYSGSPFSKQVNFTTTSGCLLGLLC is encoded by the coding sequence ATGGTCGACGGGTCCGTTGAGGTGCTCGAGGCACCCGAGGCGCCCGAGGCGCAGGTCGCGCCGGAACATGCAGCGGCGGTCGGCTCGGTGAAGGCGACGAAGTTCGTCGAACAGCGCTCCGCTCGTGCGGGCGACGATCAGAGCCCGACGCGGTCCTGGGAGTCGCGTCCGATTGCGTCCCGCCTGGTGCGCCTCGGTGTGACCTTGGTACCGATCGCCGTCGGTGCGCTGTTCGCGGTGGCGGCGTCGAGGGTGCTACCTCAAGCGACGTCGGTCGTGATGGCGGTCCTTCGCGCGCTCCTGGTCGTCGCACTCACCACCGGGGTCGTGCGCCTCGTCGACAAGGCCTCGCGCCGGTTCCTGCCGTTGGCGGCGCTGTTGCAGCTGTCGTTGGTGTTCCCGGATCAAGCACCGGACCGAATGCGAGCCGCACTCAAGGCCGGAAGTTCGCGTCGGCTCGCCCGCAACGTCGAGGAAGCTCGAACGAACGGGTTGGCATCGGATCCGGGTGATGCCGCTCGCCAGGTCGTCGCGCTGATCTCGGCGATCGGCGACCACGATCGGCGCACGCGTGGCCATTCCGAACGCGTCCGGCTCTTTGCGGACCTGATCGGTGAGGAACTCCACCTGTCCAAGGAGGAGCGACAGAAGCTCCAATGGGGTGCGCTGTTGCACGATCTCGGCAAGTTGATGGTTCCCGACGAGATCCTCAACAAGAAGGGCAAGCCCACCGACGAGGAGTGGTCCACCCTTCAGAGCCATCCGGCCGAGGGCATGAGGCTGGTGGAGCCACTGCGGGAGTTCCTCGGCGAGTGGGTCTACGCGATCGGCGGCCACCATGAGAAGTGGAACGGCACCGGCTATCCCGAAGGCCTTCGCGGTGATGGGATTCCGAGGGCGGCGGCGATCGTCGCGGTCGCCGATTCGTTCGAGGTGATGACCGCGGTGCGCTCCTACAAGCGTGCGATGCCGTTGAGCGAGGCGCGAGCGGAACTGACCCGTTGCTCGGGAACACATTTCTCACCGGAGGTGGTGCGGGCGTTCCTGAAGGTGTCATTGGGGGATCTGCGTCTGGTGTCGGGGCCGCTCGCATCGCTGGCGCAGGTTCCGTTCGTCCAGTCGATCATGAGCGCTCCTGCACAAGTCGGTGGCTTGGCGTCGCCGGTCCTCGGTGCTGCGGCAGCGGCTCCGGCGGCGGCCGCAGCGACCGCGGCGGCGGTTGTCGCTGCGGTGGCGGGCGCAGTAGCGGTGGTCGGGTCCGGGCCCGCCACCGCCGATGAACCCCCAGCGCCGGTCGAGTCAGCCATCGTCACCACGGTGCCCGAGCTCAGCGAAACCGTGACCTATGGCAGCTCGCCGAACGCCGGCAAGGCGCCGGTCGGGCCGGAAGGCGCCGGAACCGAGGCTGCTCCAGCGACCTCGACGACCACGACGACGACCACGACGACCACTGCGCCGGCGACGACGGCGCCGCCGACCAGCTTCCAGGTCAGTGGCACGGTCAAGCCCGACTCGCCACCGCAAACGCCGCAGTCTCCAACTGCGCCTGCCTCAGGCCCATCTCCATCAGGCACGCCGGACGGCGCCGGGGGTTCGGCCTCGGCATCGAATGCGCGCAAGACACCAGCGTCGACCGCGGCGCCGACGACCGCCGCGCCCCCTTCGGCTCCGCTGCCACCGCCGAATGGCCAAGGCACCGCTGCGACAACCCTTTCCCTGGTCGTGCGTCAGGAGGGGTCGTCGACCTCGACATCGCTCGAGGGGGCCAACCTCCAGGCCGGAACCCGATATGTGGTGACGGCGATGTCGAATCAGATGCCGAACATCAAACGTGTCACCTACGTCTACGGCGACGGGCTGTTGGTGTCGGCGACCACGACGGCACCGTTCGAGTTCACCTTCACCGCGACATCGTTGCTCGCGGGCAACAGTACCCAATCGGTCACCGCGTTGGTCGAGGTGTACAGCGGGTCACCGTTCTCGAAGCAGGTCAACTTCACGACCACCTCCGGCTGCCTTCTCGGATTGTTGTGCTGA
- a CDS encoding NUDIX domain-containing protein, translated as MGSSRTQRWSLQVYGRLPSMMRQRLVRAFKPSYTVGSMTAVTRSDGAVLHVRHSYASHWALPGGLVNRREDVATGAVRETREEVGIEVVLHGQPSVTVDPIKQVVRVIYRAGLAEGVVATDAHPASAEIVEVAWLDASSDATITPESREALEALERSEGVATGRTPGQ; from the coding sequence ATGGGTTCAAGCCGGACACAACGTTGGAGCCTTCAGGTGTACGGGCGGTTGCCGTCGATGATGCGCCAGCGCCTCGTGCGGGCGTTCAAGCCCTCCTACACGGTGGGGTCGATGACGGCGGTGACCCGCTCCGATGGGGCGGTGTTGCACGTGCGGCACAGCTACGCGTCGCACTGGGCGTTGCCCGGGGGACTGGTGAATCGCCGTGAGGACGTCGCGACGGGCGCGGTTCGAGAAACCCGTGAGGAGGTCGGCATCGAGGTGGTGTTGCACGGCCAACCGTCGGTCACCGTCGATCCGATCAAACAGGTGGTGCGGGTCATCTACCGGGCCGGCCTCGCCGAGGGGGTCGTGGCGACCGACGCCCATCCCGCATCGGCGGAGATCGTCGAGGTCGCGTGGCTGGATGCAAGCTCGGATGCAACCATCACCCCCGAGTCGCGAGAGGCCCTTGAGGCGCTCGAACGATCTGAAGGTGTCGCCACCGGGCGAACGCCTGGGCAGTGA
- a CDS encoding DUF3039 domain-containing protein, with product MQPSVQIIPDEILEEFLEETPPEECAHIVKRSGSLGAGALITAAAESGMEIEALCGYRWVPKGHAPDNLPACKRCVEIWQSLTSQ from the coding sequence ATGCAGCCGTCCGTTCAGATCATCCCCGATGAGATCCTCGAGGAGTTTCTCGAGGAGACCCCACCGGAGGAATGTGCCCACATCGTGAAACGATCGGGATCACTCGGCGCCGGGGCGCTCATCACCGCGGCGGCCGAGTCGGGCATGGAGATCGAGGCGCTGTGTGGCTACCGGTGGGTCCCCAAGGGTCATGCCCCGGACAATCTGCCGGCGTGCAAGCGATGCGTCGAGATCTGGCAATCGCTGACGAGCCAGTAG
- a CDS encoding SGNH/GDSL hydrolase family protein, whose product MSFRRTLGAAVVGALLLMTPACSSGPEGGLTLLGDSITMLIGGATEAKLAGYTSTRVKALWGARIDEQLAEAADIAKRRPDQVIVNLGTNNILQDRPLDASIAEYRQILDAFSDLHCVGVITINEHISQLGVDRSAAAIEFNAALRALAADYPNTTVTEWSSIFVFPQDQVLLDSDTVHPLPDGVERLASTYEAIARACEVPEPSSD is encoded by the coding sequence GTGTCGTTTCGACGCACTCTGGGTGCCGCAGTCGTCGGCGCGCTGTTGTTGATGACTCCGGCGTGTTCGTCCGGACCCGAGGGCGGACTGACGCTCCTCGGCGACTCGATCACCATGCTGATCGGCGGCGCCACCGAAGCGAAACTGGCGGGATACACCAGCACCCGCGTGAAGGCCCTCTGGGGTGCCCGGATCGACGAGCAACTCGCCGAGGCCGCCGATATCGCCAAACGCCGACCGGATCAGGTCATCGTCAACCTCGGCACCAACAACATCTTGCAGGACCGTCCCCTCGACGCGTCGATCGCCGAATACCGCCAGATCCTCGACGCGTTCAGCGATCTGCATTGTGTCGGGGTCATCACGATCAACGAGCACATCTCCCAACTCGGCGTCGACCGCTCAGCAGCAGCGATCGAGTTCAACGCAGCGTTACGGGCGTTGGCAGCCGACTACCCCAACACGACCGTCACCGAATGGTCCTCGATATTCGTGTTCCCTCAGGATCAGGTGCTGCTCGACAGCGACACCGTCCACCCGCTGCCAGACGGCGTCGAACGACTCGCAAGCACCTACGAGGCGATCGCTCGAGCATGCGAAGTGCCCGAGCCGTCCTCGGACTGA
- a CDS encoding DUF2510 domain-containing protein — MSAEPGWYDDPIESSQYRYWDGERWTENVRDKASVVAVGSEAAVETPWTSSLETAATVPETADATVAASILGAAAGESTGTPPWARSGEDTEASGAGDAFGTAAAFGAGAGAGFGTADASIPSEPAAAGNEPLFGAHRQTDQPVHNGQPTEYGQPFGANQPVQPTEYGQPFQPAGAEQPFGASQPFGAEQTPQGSEVIGAVPGAFAGAVPGTEPAPLPTADSAGGPGAFVDDASYFERPTSAVTFETDEPTYVQSEPSQTFTGVGGLRTPGDRSADDMVPPEEISPEAIAMAASLDASKAKKVKKAKPPKEKVQKDPSKSDSKLPILLGLLALVLIGAGAYLLLTGGDDGADTDVAGTTVTSQSSPTTAVPTTAVATSEAAPTTTPSAVETIPASSAAPSTPAGIDPSSPEAMAMRAAFDAESARACAAIQANPGLYTESVIVFDETWRAIGLDYEQLQRSVNECSFAAREEALRNVEQYDQQRG, encoded by the coding sequence ATGAGTGCAGAGCCGGGCTGGTACGACGACCCGATCGAGTCGTCCCAGTATCGATACTGGGATGGCGAGCGCTGGACCGAAAACGTGCGCGATAAGGCGTCGGTCGTGGCCGTCGGCTCGGAAGCGGCGGTCGAAACGCCGTGGACCTCAAGCCTTGAGACCGCAGCCACGGTGCCGGAGACAGCCGACGCGACGGTTGCGGCATCGATTCTCGGGGCCGCTGCGGGCGAATCGACTGGCACGCCCCCATGGGCGCGTTCGGGTGAGGACACCGAAGCATCGGGTGCGGGGGATGCGTTCGGCACAGCGGCAGCGTTCGGGGCCGGCGCCGGGGCCGGGTTCGGAACCGCCGACGCGTCGATTCCGTCCGAGCCGGCAGCGGCGGGCAACGAGCCGCTGTTCGGAGCGCATCGTCAAACAGACCAACCGGTCCACAATGGTCAGCCGACCGAATACGGTCAGCCGTTCGGGGCCAACCAGCCGGTCCAGCCGACCGAATACGGTCAGCCGTTCCAGCCGGCCGGAGCCGAGCAGCCGTTCGGGGCGAGCCAGCCGTTCGGAGCCGAGCAGACGCCGCAAGGTTCCGAGGTGATCGGAGCGGTTCCAGGTGCATTCGCTGGCGCCGTGCCGGGAACCGAACCGGCACCGCTGCCGACCGCGGACTCCGCAGGTGGCCCTGGGGCGTTCGTCGACGACGCTTCGTATTTCGAACGCCCCACCTCCGCGGTGACGTTCGAAACCGACGAACCGACCTACGTTCAGTCGGAGCCGTCGCAGACATTCACCGGGGTCGGCGGTCTGCGGACTCCCGGCGACCGTTCGGCCGACGACATGGTTCCTCCGGAGGAGATCTCACCGGAAGCCATCGCCATGGCCGCCAGCCTCGACGCATCGAAGGCCAAGAAGGTCAAGAAGGCCAAGCCCCCGAAAGAGAAGGTTCAGAAGGACCCGTCGAAGAGCGACTCGAAACTTCCGATCCTGCTCGGACTCCTGGCACTCGTGCTCATCGGTGCCGGCGCCTACCTGTTGTTGACCGGCGGCGACGACGGGGCTGACACCGACGTCGCCGGTACGACGGTGACCTCGCAGTCGTCGCCCACCACCGCGGTGCCGACCACCGCGGTGGCGACCAGCGAGGCGGCGCCCACGACCACTCCCAGCGCGGTCGAGACCATTCCGGCGTCGAGCGCAGCACCGTCGACGCCAGCAGGCATCGATCCGTCCTCGCCCGAGGCCATGGCCATGCGAGCTGCGTTCGATGCCGAGTCCGCCCGTGCGTGTGCGGCCATTCAGGCCAACCCCGGCCTGTACACCGAGTCGGTCATCGTCTTCGACGAGACCTGGCGTGCGATCGGACTCGATTACGAACAACTGCAGCGCTCGGTGAACGAGTGCTCGTTCGCTGCACGCGAGGAAGCGCTGCGCAACGTCGAACAGTACGACCAGCAACGGGGCTGA
- the rpoD gene encoding RNA polymerase sigma factor RpoD, with translation MYLREIGQVELLTGPEEVALAKRIEAGVFAESRLADLAASGEEIDLAERRKLQRVVRDGERAKTELTQANLRLVVSIAKRYLGRGLAILDLIQEGNLGLMRAVEKFDYSKGFKFSTYATWWIRQAVTRAIADQARTIRIPVHMVESMNKVHRHQRQLMQELEREPTIEELAAKVGLAPARVRDILLISQDPLSLDSPVGEEEDSLLADFIEDSSAIAPADAAAKQMLGQALIEALDDLNPRERQVVRLRFGLEDGQAKTLEEVGREFGVTRERIRQIESKTLAKLRNPHRSQKLRDYLDVE, from the coding sequence ATGTATCTGCGTGAGATCGGCCAGGTCGAGCTGTTGACCGGCCCCGAGGAAGTCGCGCTCGCCAAGCGGATCGAGGCCGGGGTGTTCGCCGAGTCGCGCCTCGCCGACCTCGCGGCATCGGGGGAGGAGATCGACCTCGCCGAGCGGCGCAAGTTGCAGCGCGTCGTTCGCGACGGGGAGCGGGCCAAGACGGAGCTGACCCAGGCGAATCTGCGCCTCGTCGTGTCGATCGCCAAGCGGTACCTCGGCCGAGGGCTCGCGATTCTCGACCTGATTCAAGAGGGCAACCTCGGATTGATGCGAGCGGTCGAGAAATTCGACTACTCGAAGGGGTTCAAGTTCTCGACCTATGCCACGTGGTGGATCCGCCAGGCGGTGACCCGGGCGATCGCCGATCAGGCCCGCACCATTCGTATTCCGGTCCACATGGTCGAATCGATGAACAAGGTGCATCGCCACCAGCGTCAGTTGATGCAGGAACTCGAACGCGAACCCACCATCGAGGAGCTCGCGGCGAAGGTCGGCCTCGCCCCGGCCCGGGTCCGCGACATCCTGCTCATCAGCCAGGATCCGCTGTCGCTCGATTCTCCGGTGGGCGAGGAGGAAGACAGCCTTCTCGCCGACTTCATCGAGGACTCCTCGGCGATCGCTCCGGCCGATGCCGCTGCGAAGCAGATGCTGGGCCAGGCGCTGATCGAGGCGCTCGACGATCTCAATCCGCGTGAGCGTCAGGTCGTGCGATTGCGATTCGGCCTCGAAGACGGTCAGGCCAAGACGCTCGAGGAGGTCGGACGCGAGTTCGGCGTGACCCGGGAACGTATCCGCCAGATCGAGTCGAAGACGCTGGCCAAGCTGCGCAACCCGCACCGCAGCCAGAAGCTGCGCGATTACCTCGACGTCGAGTAG
- the dnaG gene encoding DNA primase, with amino-acid sequence MGIADEDIVKVRDAADIVAIINQHTTLRRVGQRWTGLCPFHNEKSPSFSVNQNEGLFYCFGCQKSGDVITFVREIEHLDFVGAVEWLAAKVGIVLTYTDRDEGAGRRRQKQLHDVMERAVEWYRARLNAPGPDAGAARRYLRSRGFDREMVEQFQVGWAPDSWDELCRFLKVPDDVLVDCGLGFRNKASRQQDFFRARVLFPIFDDQGRPVAFGGRKLPDTDGPKYQNSRETKLYNKSATLYGLNWAKADIVNANEAVICEGYTDVIGFFRAGIPRAVATCGTALTEDHIRSLKRFTRRIILAYDADEAGQNAAEKVYAWEQTHDIEVHVLSLPKGADPDELSRENPEALADAVSTAKPFLAFRVQRVLDAADVATPEGRARAASAALDVIAEHPSPFLRDQYLMEVAGFTRVAEHQLRTQLAAGPRPKPQVETQRRRRRGETGNGSDEPPPWVGSSGNHGFGDDGFGGDGYGDDGAGIGHGGGWAPASNVAPTAGSQRRSSAPLDGPQLEALRMIIHRRYEIEEWLRPVLFGDVRARAVYESIAVHPDLASAIAAIDERGDPELSGLVARLSVEETEAPVDDVVSLLLVDAAMRASSRFEAEARTSEDPLAYAPLISWLKLRLDSLRGDEASMEFAPELLAWLDENSAELS; translated from the coding sequence ATGGGTATCGCCGACGAGGACATCGTCAAGGTCCGTGACGCCGCCGACATCGTGGCGATCATCAACCAGCACACGACCCTGCGGCGCGTCGGGCAGCGCTGGACCGGCCTGTGTCCGTTCCACAACGAAAAGAGTCCGTCGTTCTCGGTCAACCAGAACGAGGGGCTCTTCTACTGCTTCGGATGTCAGAAGTCCGGCGACGTGATCACCTTCGTGCGCGAAATCGAACACCTCGACTTCGTCGGCGCGGTCGAGTGGTTGGCGGCCAAGGTCGGCATCGTCCTCACCTACACCGATCGTGACGAGGGCGCCGGACGGCGGCGCCAAAAGCAGTTACACGACGTCATGGAACGCGCCGTCGAGTGGTACCGGGCCCGGCTCAACGCCCCCGGCCCCGACGCGGGAGCGGCGCGGCGCTACCTGCGCAGCCGTGGGTTCGACCGGGAGATGGTCGAACAGTTCCAGGTCGGGTGGGCTCCGGATTCGTGGGACGAACTGTGCCGGTTCCTGAAGGTGCCCGACGACGTGCTCGTCGATTGCGGGCTCGGGTTTCGCAACAAGGCGAGTCGTCAACAGGACTTCTTTCGGGCCCGGGTGCTGTTTCCCATCTTCGACGACCAAGGGCGTCCGGTGGCCTTCGGTGGTCGGAAACTGCCCGACACCGACGGACCGAAATACCAGAACTCGCGCGAAACCAAGCTCTACAACAAGAGCGCGACGCTGTACGGACTCAACTGGGCAAAGGCCGACATCGTCAACGCGAACGAGGCGGTCATCTGCGAGGGCTACACCGACGTCATCGGGTTCTTTCGTGCCGGTATCCCGAGGGCCGTGGCGACGTGTGGGACCGCGTTGACCGAGGATCACATCCGGTCGCTGAAGCGGTTCACGAGACGCATCATCTTGGCCTACGACGCGGATGAGGCCGGGCAGAACGCGGCGGAGAAGGTGTACGCGTGGGAACAGACCCACGACATCGAGGTGCATGTTCTGTCGCTGCCCAAGGGGGCCGATCCCGACGAGTTGAGTCGCGAGAACCCCGAGGCGCTCGCCGACGCGGTGTCCACGGCGAAACCGTTTCTCGCGTTCCGCGTGCAGCGCGTGCTCGACGCCGCAGACGTCGCCACCCCCGAGGGGCGTGCCCGGGCCGCCTCGGCGGCACTCGACGTCATCGCCGAGCACCCGTCGCCGTTCCTGCGCGACCAGTACCTCATGGAGGTCGCCGGGTTCACGCGGGTCGCCGAGCACCAGTTGCGCACCCAACTCGCCGCAGGGCCACGACCCAAGCCGCAGGTCGAAACGCAACGGAGGCGTCGGCGAGGCGAGACGGGGAACGGTTCAGACGAACCGCCGCCGTGGGTCGGGTCCTCGGGCAACCACGGATTCGGCGATGATGGCTTCGGTGGTGATGGCTATGGCGATGACGGTGCCGGCATCGGACATGGGGGAGGGTGGGCACCGGCCTCGAATGTGGCGCCGACCGCGGGTTCGCAGCGGCGGTCCTCCGCTCCGCTCGACGGCCCACAACTCGAGGCGCTGAGGATGATCATCCACCGCCGTTATGAGATCGAGGAGTGGCTGCGTCCGGTCCTGTTCGGTGACGTTCGCGCCCGCGCCGTGTACGAGTCGATCGCCGTTCACCCCGACCTGGCCTCGGCGATCGCCGCGATCGACGAGCGCGGCGATCCGGAACTCAGCGGACTCGTGGCGCGTCTCTCGGTCGAGGAGACCGAGGCCCCGGTGGACGATGTCGTGTCGTTGTTGCTGGTCGACGCCGCCATGCGCGCCAGCTCCAGATTCGAAGCCGAGGCACGCACCTCGGAGGATCCACTCGCGTACGCCCCGTTGATTTCCTGGTTGAAACTCAGGTTGGACTCTCTGCGTGGCGATGAAGCCAGCATGGAATTTGCTCCCGAGTTGCTAGCCTGGCTTGACGAGAACTCCGCGGAGTTGTCATGA